A genomic segment from Modestobacter roseus encodes:
- a CDS encoding exonuclease SbcCD subunit D, with translation MRLLHTSDWHIGRSLHGTDLLAEQEAVLGRLADVVRAEQVDAVVVAGDVYDRAVPSADATAVLDRALTRLRAAGAQVVLTPGNHDSARRLGFASGLLAASGVHVRAVTPQLDEPVLLADAHGEVAVYGLPYLEPEVARHELGLPEARSHEAVLAAAMDRVRTDLFLRPGARSVVLAHAFVGGGVASDSERDICVGGVDLVPASVFDGVDYVALGHLHRPQTLTPRIRYSGSPLAYSFGEAGQDKQAWLVDLDARGLAGVRPVPLPAPRQLTLLRGELAELLADPELAAVEEHFVSAQLTDAVRPADPMRQLQGRFRHSVHLEWVGSGAVADGRSYTERLSGRGDLEVAEEFVSHVRQVAPARGERDLLARALAAVAREEAAQ, from the coding sequence ATGCGGTTGCTCCACACCTCCGACTGGCACATCGGCCGGTCCCTGCACGGCACCGACCTGCTCGCCGAGCAGGAGGCGGTGCTGGGCCGGCTGGCCGACGTCGTGCGGGCGGAGCAGGTCGACGCCGTCGTCGTGGCCGGCGACGTGTACGACCGCGCCGTGCCCTCGGCCGACGCGACCGCGGTGCTGGACCGGGCGCTGACCCGGCTGCGTGCCGCCGGCGCCCAGGTGGTGCTCACCCCCGGCAACCACGACTCCGCCCGGCGGCTGGGCTTCGCCTCGGGGCTGCTCGCCGCCTCCGGCGTGCACGTGCGGGCGGTCACCCCCCAGCTCGACGAGCCGGTGCTGCTGGCCGACGCGCACGGGGAGGTGGCCGTCTACGGGCTGCCCTACCTGGAGCCCGAGGTGGCCCGGCACGAGCTCGGGCTGCCGGAGGCACGCAGCCACGAGGCGGTGCTCGCCGCCGCGATGGACCGGGTCCGCACCGACCTGTTCCTGCGGCCCGGGGCCCGGTCGGTGGTGCTGGCGCACGCCTTCGTCGGCGGCGGGGTGGCCAGCGACAGCGAGCGCGACATCTGCGTCGGTGGCGTCGACCTCGTCCCGGCGTCGGTGTTCGACGGCGTCGACTACGTCGCCCTGGGCCACCTGCACCGGCCGCAGACGCTGACCCCGCGGATCCGCTACAGCGGCTCGCCGCTGGCCTACTCGTTCGGCGAGGCGGGTCAGGACAAGCAGGCCTGGCTGGTCGACCTCGACGCCCGCGGACTGGCCGGGGTGCGGCCCGTCCCGCTGCCGGCGCCGCGGCAGCTGACCCTGCTGCGCGGAGAGCTGGCGGAGCTGCTGGCCGATCCGGAGCTGGCGGCGGTCGAGGAGCACTTCGTCTCCGCCCAGTTGACCGATGCGGTGCGCCCCGCCGATCCGATGCGGCAGTTGCAGGGCCGGTTCCGGCACTCTGTGCACCTGGAGTGGGTGGGCTCGGGGGCGGTCGCCGACGGGCGCAGCTACACCGAGCGGCTCTCCGGACGCGGTGATCTCGAGGTCGCCGAGGAGTTCGTGAGCCACGTCCGGCAGGTGGCCCCCGCGCGCGGCGAGCGGGACCTGTTGGCCCGGGCGCTGGCCGCCGTGGCGCGTGAGGAGGCCGCCCAGTGA